Proteins from one Rhodothermales bacterium genomic window:
- a CDS encoding DUF547 domain-containing protein, with protein MLTLLLALFLAPSLTAPEAPSPSVAYEQAWSDLLRRVVTDDGLVRYDRLAGPLADEFAAVVDAVETFDASTLTSEAARLAFWMNAYNVKMVERVLAKGTPPNIERAGFDAFFKTPVRVAGRDVTLDEIENVILRRQPTTTLSALQVRALDPRIHVGLNCGAVSCPRLRSRAFTAANVDAELDRAMGDFVNSRHHFRYDGDTAVLSSLLDWFGADFDATGEPAGDYLLGFMDASRPSAARLRALFEGRTAAEIKAQPNVRFEYRWGLNAAK; from the coding sequence ATGCTGACGCTTCTCCTCGCCCTCTTCCTCGCCCCGTCGCTCACCGCTCCCGAGGCGCCGTCGCCATCCGTCGCGTACGAACAGGCGTGGTCCGACCTCCTCCGGCGCGTCGTCACCGACGATGGACTCGTGCGCTACGACCGGCTCGCCGGCCCGCTCGCCGACGAGTTCGCCGCCGTCGTCGACGCGGTGGAGACGTTCGACGCGAGCACGCTCACGAGCGAGGCCGCGCGGCTCGCGTTCTGGATGAACGCCTACAACGTGAAGATGGTCGAGCGCGTGCTGGCGAAGGGCACGCCGCCGAACATCGAGCGCGCCGGCTTCGACGCGTTTTTCAAGACGCCCGTCCGCGTGGCGGGCCGAGACGTGACCCTCGATGAGATCGAGAACGTGATCCTCCGGCGGCAGCCGACGACGACGCTCTCGGCGCTGCAGGTCCGCGCGCTCGACCCGCGCATCCACGTCGGGCTCAACTGCGGGGCCGTCTCGTGCCCGCGCCTGCGCAGCCGCGCGTTCACCGCTGCGAACGTGGACGCCGAACTCGACCGCGCGATGGGCGACTTCGTCAACAGCCGCCACCACTTCCGCTACGACGGGGATACGGCCGTGCTGTCGAGCCTGCTCGACTGGTTCGGCGCCGATTTCGACGCAACGGGCGAGCCGGCGGGGGATTACCTCCTCGGGTTCATGGACGCCTCCCGGCCGAGCGCGGCGCGGTTGAGGGCGCTGTTCGAGGGCCGTACGGCGGCCGAAATCAAAGCGCAGCCGAACGTCCGGTTCGAATACCGCTGGGGCCTCAACGCGGCGAAGTGA
- a CDS encoding MOSC domain-containing protein, whose amino-acid sequence MSHVFQLNTSPGGVPKRAVQAVAVGPLGLEGDGVNHPKVHGGPERAVCLWSLDRILALQAEGHPIFPGAVGENVTLAGLDWSGLGPGSVLDLGDAVRLEVTKYTTPCNTIAAYFAERQFKRISEERHPGWSRLYARVLRPGTLRVGDVVRIVD is encoded by the coding sequence ATGAGCCACGTCTTCCAACTCAACACGTCGCCGGGCGGCGTGCCGAAGCGCGCGGTGCAGGCCGTCGCGGTCGGGCCGCTCGGGCTTGAGGGCGACGGCGTGAACCACCCGAAGGTCCACGGCGGACCGGAACGGGCCGTCTGCCTGTGGTCGCTCGACCGGATCCTCGCGTTGCAGGCGGAGGGCCACCCGATTTTCCCGGGCGCGGTCGGCGAGAACGTGACGCTCGCGGGGCTCGACTGGAGCGGGCTCGGCCCCGGCTCCGTGCTCGACCTCGGCGACGCCGTCCGGCTGGAGGTGACGAAATACACGACGCCGTGCAACACGATCGCGGCGTACTTCGCCGAGCGGCAGTTCAAGCGGATCAGCGAGGAGCGGCATCCCGGGTGGAGCCGGCTCTACGCCCGCGTCCTCCGGCCGGGCACGCTCCGCGTCGGCGACGTCGTGCGCATCGTGGACTAA
- a CDS encoding CDP-alcohol phosphatidyltransferase family protein, whose amino-acid sequence MERAVAKQRVNRIALARFEQWALPRMARRLPQWVTPDTLTVIGLISAVVIGLSYYLTQYSLDWLWLASVGFVVHWWGDSLDGTLARVRNIRRERYGFYVDHQSDAISTLLIFLGLGFSPLMELSIALFLIVGYYLMMILVNLVTISRDVFKISFAGFGPTESRIAMIAANTLVFFLANPTIPVAGYEFQLFSLIGIAGTAILLGTYVVVGLKERATLAVLDPPPKPGLPTEPNGIAVSDGQPVAEKEPAGSR is encoded by the coding sequence ATGGAACGGGCCGTCGCCAAACAACGCGTTAACCGGATCGCGCTCGCTCGCTTCGAGCAGTGGGCCCTCCCGCGGATGGCCCGGCGGCTTCCGCAGTGGGTCACGCCCGACACGCTGACGGTGATCGGGCTGATCTCGGCCGTCGTCATCGGCCTCTCGTACTACCTCACGCAGTACAGCCTTGACTGGCTGTGGCTCGCCTCGGTCGGCTTCGTCGTCCACTGGTGGGGCGACTCGCTCGACGGCACGCTCGCCCGCGTCCGCAACATCCGCCGCGAGCGCTACGGGTTCTACGTCGACCACCAGAGCGATGCAATCTCGACGCTGCTGATCTTCCTCGGCCTCGGGTTCTCGCCGCTGATGGAGCTCTCGATCGCCCTCTTCCTCATCGTCGGCTACTACCTGATGATGATCCTCGTGAACCTCGTCACGATCTCGCGCGACGTGTTCAAGATCTCGTTCGCCGGCTTCGGCCCGACGGAGAGCCGGATCGCGATGATCGCGGCGAACACGCTCGTGTTCTTCCTCGCGAACCCGACGATCCCGGTCGCGGGCTACGAGTTCCAGCTCTTCAGCCTGATCGGCATCGCCGGCACGGCGATCCTGCTCGGGACGTACGTCGTCGTCGGGCTGAAGGAGCGGGCGACGCTCGCCGTGCTCGACCCACCGCCGAAACCGGGGCTGCCGACCGAGCCCAACGGCATCGCGGTGTCCGACGGGCAACCCGTGGCCGAGAAAGAGCCCGCAGGATCACGCTAG
- a CDS encoding cystathionine gamma-synthase, protein MADSSNGLATKQLGFGTRAIHAGQEPDPTTGAIMTPVYLTSTYVQAAPGDHQGHEYARVSNPTRSALEANLASLEGADEGICFASGLAAVDALLKRLRPGDHVVATNDLYGGTYRLMRQVFEPFGLRFSFVDMTDLDAFESALTDDTKLVWAETPTNPLLRIIDIAAVAERAKANGADLVVDNTFASPFLQQPLALGADLVLHSTTKYIGGHSDVIGGAVLTNDAGWTEHLRFQIKAAGAAPGPMDCFLVLRATKTLHLRMERHCANASALAAFLDEHPAVGPVRYPGLASHPGHEIAARQMSDFGGMVSFTLKDDSYERAVKLMQALRVFALAESLGGVESLVSHPASMTHASIPLEERLAAGLSDSLIRLSVGVEDLDDLRDDLDRALNTV, encoded by the coding sequence ATGGCTGACTCCTCCAACGGCCTCGCCACCAAACAACTCGGCTTCGGCACGCGCGCCATCCACGCAGGCCAGGAGCCCGACCCGACGACCGGCGCCATCATGACGCCCGTCTACCTCACGTCGACGTATGTGCAGGCCGCGCCCGGCGACCACCAGGGGCACGAGTACGCCCGCGTCTCGAACCCGACGCGCTCGGCGCTCGAAGCCAACCTCGCCTCGCTCGAAGGAGCCGACGAGGGGATCTGCTTCGCCTCCGGCCTCGCCGCCGTCGACGCGCTCCTCAAGCGGCTCCGGCCCGGCGACCATGTCGTCGCCACGAACGACCTCTACGGCGGGACGTACCGCCTCATGCGGCAGGTCTTCGAGCCCTTCGGCCTGCGGTTCTCCTTCGTCGACATGACCGACCTCGACGCGTTCGAGTCCGCGCTCACCGACGACACGAAGCTGGTCTGGGCCGAGACGCCGACGAACCCCCTCCTCCGCATCATCGACATCGCCGCCGTCGCCGAGCGCGCGAAGGCGAACGGGGCCGACCTCGTCGTGGACAACACGTTCGCCTCGCCGTTCCTCCAGCAGCCCCTCGCCCTCGGCGCCGACCTCGTCCTCCACTCCACGACGAAGTACATCGGCGGGCACTCCGACGTAATCGGCGGGGCCGTGCTGACGAATGACGCGGGCTGGACCGAGCACCTCCGCTTCCAGATCAAAGCGGCCGGCGCCGCGCCGGGGCCAATGGACTGCTTCCTCGTCCTCCGTGCCACGAAGACGCTCCACCTCCGCATGGAGCGCCACTGCGCGAACGCGAGTGCCCTCGCCGCCTTCCTCGACGAGCACCCCGCCGTCGGTCCCGTCCGCTACCCCGGCCTCGCCTCGCACCCCGGCCACGAGATCGCCGCGCGGCAGATGAGCGACTTCGGCGGCATGGTCTCGTTCACGCTCAAGGACGACTCGTACGAGCGGGCCGTGAAGCTGATGCAGGCGCTCCGCGTGTTCGCCCTCGCCGAGAGCCTCGGCGGCGTCGAGAGCCTCGTGAGCCACCCGGCGTCGATGACGCATGCCTCGATCCCGCTCGAAGAGCGCCTCGCGGCCGGCCTCTCGGATTCCCTCATCCGCCTCTCCGTCGGTGTCGAAGACCTCGACGACTTGCGGGACGACCTCGACCGGGCACTTAACACCGTTTGA
- a CDS encoding tetratricopeptide repeat protein yields the protein MDLSRMPAVRLPFALGLLALAFLVAGADSCGSDPNVTGAKLEMKNQDYDRVLELTAAAIEADPDNEEAYFIRGEAYRMKAEAMDDASQRADLLAEMTQAYNRSLELGHAPAEIENRLQVAWGAEMNYGARAFRRAAEDPSAYDEAAASFNNATVILPDSSAGFLNQGLAYLAAGNSADAAVPLQMAIDKGANSAEAYIYLGRIYLSSEDRAADALGVLEQGQAAFPDNEELQTEILNAYVRAGQTDRAIDAYNARIAADPENPLYRYNYGSLLLQAERYDEAAEQLMVATELDAQNANAFYNLGAAYQNKAASFNKRVGELEDAGASQAEVDAAIAERTSLLGQAMPNLERARALTEAAGEDSADICRALFQVYAALGQGEKAQEAAECAGLDLN from the coding sequence ATGGACCTCTCCCGCATGCCCGCTGTCCGCCTCCCCTTCGCGCTCGGCCTCCTCGCCCTCGCCTTCCTCGTCGCCGGGGCCGATAGCTGCGGCAGCGACCCGAACGTGACCGGGGCGAAGCTCGAGATGAAGAACCAGGACTACGACCGCGTCCTCGAACTCACCGCCGCCGCCATCGAAGCAGATCCCGACAACGAGGAGGCCTACTTCATCCGCGGCGAGGCCTACCGGATGAAGGCCGAAGCGATGGACGACGCCTCCCAGCGCGCCGACCTCCTCGCCGAGATGACGCAGGCGTACAACCGCTCGCTCGAACTCGGCCACGCCCCCGCCGAAATCGAGAACCGGCTGCAGGTGGCCTGGGGCGCGGAGATGAACTACGGAGCCCGCGCCTTCCGCCGCGCCGCCGAGGACCCGAGCGCCTACGACGAGGCCGCCGCCTCCTTCAACAACGCCACGGTGATCCTCCCCGACTCTTCGGCCGGCTTCCTCAACCAGGGTCTCGCCTACCTCGCCGCCGGGAACTCCGCCGACGCCGCCGTGCCGCTCCAGATGGCGATCGACAAGGGCGCCAACAGCGCCGAGGCGTACATCTACCTCGGCCGGATCTACCTCTCTTCCGAGGACCGCGCCGCCGATGCCCTCGGCGTGCTGGAGCAGGGCCAGGCCGCCTTCCCCGACAACGAGGAGCTGCAGACCGAAATCCTCAACGCCTACGTCCGTGCCGGCCAGACCGACCGCGCCATCGACGCCTACAACGCCCGGATCGCGGCCGATCCGGAGAACCCGCTCTACCGCTACAACTACGGCTCCCTCCTCCTCCAGGCCGAGCGGTACGACGAGGCCGCCGAGCAACTCATGGTGGCGACGGAACTCGACGCCCAGAACGCGAATGCGTTCTACAACCTCGGCGCCGCCTACCAGAACAAGGCCGCGAGCTTCAACAAGCGCGTCGGCGAACTCGAAGACGCCGGCGCGAGCCAGGCCGAGGTAGACGCGGCGATCGCCGAACGGACGTCGCTGCTGGGTCAGGCGATGCCGAACCTCGAGCGCGCTCGCGCCCTCACCGAGGCTGCCGGCGAGGACTCCGCCGACATCTGCCGCGCCCTCTTCCAGGTCTACGCCGCTCTCGGCCAGGGCGAGAAGGCGCAGGAAGCCGCCGAGTGCGCCGGCCTCGACCTCAACTGA